In one window of Posidoniimonas corsicana DNA:
- a CDS encoding putative colanic acid biosynthesis acetyltransferase, with the protein MPPELDIAENRRAVKYSRGELLLRVVWGLAKPLFRYSPRPCFAWRRWLLRRLGARVGRDVHVYPTAIVYYPWMLSVGDGAAIGEDALVYNLGPVSIGDRATISHRAHLCAGTHDHRDPALPLLRPPITIGPQAWVCAEAFIGPGVTVGEGAVVGARAAAFKDVPDWAIVGGNPASYLGDRVLGESSSGGSCDEAS; encoded by the coding sequence GTGCCCCCCGAGCTTGACATCGCCGAGAACCGCCGCGCGGTCAAGTACTCGCGTGGCGAGCTGCTGCTGCGGGTCGTGTGGGGGCTGGCGAAGCCGCTGTTCCGCTACAGCCCGCGGCCCTGCTTCGCGTGGCGGCGGTGGCTGCTGCGGCGGCTGGGCGCTCGGGTGGGCCGCGACGTGCACGTGTACCCGACGGCCATCGTGTACTACCCCTGGATGCTGAGCGTCGGCGACGGCGCGGCCATAGGCGAGGACGCGCTGGTGTACAACCTGGGGCCGGTGAGCATCGGCGACCGGGCCACCATCTCGCACCGGGCCCACCTGTGCGCCGGCACGCACGACCACCGCGACCCGGCGCTGCCGCTGCTGCGGCCGCCGATCACGATTGGCCCGCAGGCGTGGGTCTGCGCCGAGGCGTTCATCGGCCCCGGCGTCACGGTCGGCGAGGGCGCCGTGGTAGGCGCCCGGGCGGCCGCGTTCAAGGACGTGCCGGATTGGGCAATTGTGGGGGGGAACCCTGCGTCCTACCTCGGAGATCGTGTATTGGGGGAATCCTCGTCTGGAGGCAGTTGTGATGAAGCAAGTTGA